The following coding sequences lie in one Arthrobacter sp. PGP41 genomic window:
- a CDS encoding CaiB/BaiF CoA transferase family protein, translating to MSRTDSTQGPLSGHLVVDLSRALAGPHAGMMLADLGARVIKVENPGTGDDTRGWGPPFVGPAEDPQSTYFMSCNRNKESISLDLKSGDGQSVLRGLLERADVVIENFRPGVMDRLGFSTVAMHELNPRLVVLSITGFGHDGPESRRSGYDQILQGEAGLMSLTGSGPNDPQRVGVPIADLLAGMNGAFGVLAALVERDGTGRGQVVRTSLLASLIGVHAFQGTRTTVAGEVPQAQGNHHPSIAPYGLFACGDGIVQISVGSEKLWSSFAAAFGLDPAAPGFASNAERVRNRAGVIAAVERVFAGYGAVELLQKLDDAGIPAGKVRSLDEVYAWEQVASQGLLVDVDHPLLGKVSLPGPPLRFFAAGDAAETTVTEHDAPPLLDEDGQAIREWLGLGAVAAGAK from the coding sequence ATGAGTAGAACCGACAGCACGCAAGGACCCTTGTCGGGCCACCTCGTGGTGGACCTGAGCCGGGCCCTGGCCGGACCGCATGCCGGCATGATGCTGGCCGACCTGGGCGCCCGCGTCATCAAAGTGGAGAACCCCGGCACCGGGGACGACACCCGCGGATGGGGCCCGCCTTTCGTGGGCCCCGCCGAGGACCCCCAATCCACCTACTTCATGTCCTGCAACCGCAACAAGGAATCCATCAGCCTGGACCTGAAGAGCGGAGATGGCCAGTCGGTGCTGAGGGGGCTACTGGAACGCGCCGACGTGGTGATCGAGAACTTCCGTCCCGGCGTGATGGACAGGTTGGGCTTCTCCACGGTTGCCATGCACGAACTCAACCCGCGCCTGGTGGTCCTCTCCATCACCGGCTTCGGCCATGACGGGCCGGAATCGCGGCGCAGCGGCTATGACCAGATCCTCCAGGGCGAAGCGGGGCTGATGTCCCTGACGGGCTCCGGACCGAACGATCCCCAGCGCGTCGGCGTCCCCATCGCGGACCTCCTCGCCGGCATGAACGGGGCATTCGGAGTGCTCGCTGCGCTGGTTGAGCGGGACGGGACCGGCCGCGGCCAGGTGGTGCGGACTTCGCTGCTGGCATCACTGATCGGGGTGCACGCCTTCCAAGGCACCCGCACCACCGTGGCAGGGGAAGTTCCGCAGGCGCAGGGCAACCACCATCCGTCCATCGCCCCCTACGGCCTCTTTGCCTGCGGGGACGGCATCGTGCAGATCAGCGTCGGCAGCGAAAAACTGTGGTCCTCATTTGCCGCGGCCTTCGGCCTGGATCCGGCGGCGCCCGGCTTTGCCAGCAACGCCGAAAGGGTGCGGAACCGCGCCGGCGTGATTGCCGCCGTCGAACGCGTCTTTGCCGGCTACGGGGCAGTGGAGCTTCTGCAGAAGCTGGACGACGCCGGGATCCCGGCAGGCAAGGTGCGCTCGCTTGACGAGGTGTACGCGTGGGAGCAGGTTGCGTCCCAGGGCCTGCTAGTGGACGTCGACCACCCGCTGCTCGGCAAGGTCAGCCTGCCCGGGCCGCCGCTGAGGTTCTTCGCCGCCGGTGACGCTGCGGAAACCACTGTCACCGAACACGACGCGCCGCCCTTGCTGGACGAGGACGGGCAGGCCATCCGCGAGTGGCTGGGCCTGGGTGCCGTAGCCGCCGGGGCGAAATAG
- a CDS encoding LapA family protein, whose translation MSTGQYTPGNEGPPEPSSKGMTPADRTRTSAVPDVRPASDSPATPGPTTTPGPTPQTPDQPRVTRAGVVWAAVVAALVILILLIIFILQNQEQVVVRYLGLEGMVPLGMALFIASVTGGVLVAMAGGARILQLRRNAHRDRVQQRR comes from the coding sequence ATGAGTACTGGACAGTACACGCCGGGGAATGAGGGGCCGCCGGAGCCGAGCAGTAAAGGTATGACGCCGGCGGACCGGACCCGTACTTCGGCTGTGCCGGATGTGCGGCCGGCCAGCGACTCGCCCGCCACCCCCGGTCCGACAACTACCCCCGGCCCGACACCACAGACCCCGGATCAGCCCCGGGTGACGCGCGCAGGGGTGGTGTGGGCTGCCGTGGTGGCAGCCCTGGTGATCCTGATCCTGCTGATCATTTTCATCCTGCAGAACCAGGAGCAGGTGGTGGTCCGCTACTTGGGGCTGGAAGGAATGGTCCCCCTGGGCATGGCCCTGTTCATCGCCAGCGTGACCGGCGGCGTCCTCGTTGCAATGGCGGGCGGCGCCCGCATCCTCCAGCTGCGCAGGAACGCCCACCGCGACAGGGTCCAACAGCGCAGGTAG
- a CDS encoding carboxyl transferase domain-containing protein — MATTEKVRHLRAAELLDNVVDRGSFVSWDTPVQEPPLTGEYFRDLAKARERSGTDESVITGAGLIRGRRVAVIVSEFSFLAGSIGHAAAQRIVGAVERATAEGLPLLAGPASGGTRMQEGTLAFLSMVKITGAVRAHRQAGLPYLVYLRHPTTGGVMASWGSLGHINVAEPGALLGFLGPRVYEALHGEAFPENVQTAENLFSKGLIDGVVEPAHLADLVARALDILCAKRAGVPAKPATIGVRPAPVDAWTSIGISRRPRRPDLRQLLKYGAADALPLNGTGQGEKDPGLLLALARFGGQSCIVLGHARPLRKDAAGMGPGSLREARRGMKLAEELRLPLLTVIDTAGAALSQDAEEGGLAGEIARSLHELIGLAAPSVSVLLGQGAGGGALALLPADRTIAAHHSWLSPLPPEGASAIVHRTTAHAPAMAQAQGVNVASLYANGLVDHIVDERDDASLEPREFCQRMAKAIEYELGSLAGLPVPDLVAARSAKYRSLGAG, encoded by the coding sequence ATGGCGACGACGGAAAAGGTGCGGCACCTACGCGCCGCCGAACTGCTGGACAACGTGGTGGACCGGGGCTCCTTCGTCTCCTGGGATACGCCGGTACAGGAGCCGCCGCTGACCGGGGAGTACTTCCGCGACCTCGCCAAAGCAAGGGAACGGAGCGGCACGGACGAGTCCGTGATCACGGGCGCCGGGCTCATCCGGGGGCGCCGGGTGGCGGTGATCGTCAGTGAGTTTTCCTTCCTGGCGGGATCGATCGGACACGCGGCGGCCCAGCGGATCGTGGGCGCCGTCGAGCGGGCCACGGCTGAGGGGCTGCCGCTGCTGGCCGGCCCTGCGTCCGGGGGCACCCGGATGCAGGAAGGGACGCTGGCCTTCCTGTCCATGGTGAAAATCACCGGGGCTGTGCGGGCGCACCGCCAGGCCGGCCTTCCCTACCTGGTCTACCTGCGGCACCCCACCACCGGCGGCGTCATGGCCTCGTGGGGATCCCTCGGTCACATCAACGTGGCAGAGCCCGGCGCCCTCCTGGGATTCCTCGGCCCCCGGGTTTACGAGGCCCTGCACGGCGAAGCCTTCCCGGAGAACGTGCAGACAGCGGAGAACCTGTTCAGCAAGGGACTGATCGACGGCGTGGTGGAGCCGGCCCACCTCGCCGACCTGGTGGCCAGGGCCTTGGACATTCTGTGCGCGAAGCGGGCAGGCGTTCCGGCGAAGCCCGCAACGATCGGTGTCCGGCCCGCTCCCGTGGACGCGTGGACATCGATCGGCATCTCCCGGCGTCCCCGGCGTCCTGACCTGCGGCAGCTCCTGAAATACGGGGCGGCGGACGCCTTGCCCCTGAACGGAACGGGCCAGGGGGAGAAGGACCCGGGGCTGCTGCTGGCCCTGGCCCGCTTCGGCGGCCAGTCCTGCATCGTCCTGGGCCACGCCCGGCCGCTCCGCAAGGACGCTGCCGGCATGGGGCCCGGATCCCTGCGGGAGGCGCGCCGCGGCATGAAGCTCGCCGAGGAGCTGCGTCTGCCGCTGCTCACGGTCATCGACACGGCGGGTGCGGCCCTCTCGCAGGATGCGGAGGAAGGCGGGCTGGCGGGTGAGATTGCGCGCTCGCTGCACGAACTGATTGGCCTGGCCGCTCCGTCGGTCTCCGTGCTGCTCGGCCAGGGCGCCGGGGGAGGGGCGCTGGCGCTGCTGCCGGCGGACCGGACCATTGCGGCGCATCACAGCTGGCTCTCGCCACTGCCTCCCGAGGGTGCCAGCGCCATCGTGCACCGCACAACTGCGCATGCCCCCGCGATGGCCCAGGCGCAGGGCGTGAACGTCGCATCGCTGTACGCCAACGGCCTGGTGGACCACATTGTAGATGAGCGGGACGACGCCTCCCTGGAGCCGCGCGAATTCTGCCAGCGCATGGCAAAGGCCATCGAGTATGAGCTGGGTTCACTCGCTGGCCTTCCCGTTCCAGATCTCGTTGCCGCGCGGTCCGCGAAGTACCGGAGCCTGGGCGCGGGGTGA
- a CDS encoding SLC13 family permease, with protein sequence MSAPVLSIIILAAMFLLATVLPLNMGALAFVGAFLLGTVVLGMSTTDILANFPGGLFLTIVGVTYLFAIAQNNGTIDLLVRGAVRLVGNRVALIPWVMFAITAVITAVGALSPAAVAIIAPIALSFAGKYKINPLLMGMMVIHGAQAGGFSPIAVYGVTVNGILAKTDLDFSPTALFLSSLLFNLVIALVLFVVLGGRALLSSKVGHFVEQAAEARMAVSVGAKAGDVPFKGFGSGMYGPRDPAGDGVAATKERSERVPQLVTIAGLIALAVIALGFKMDVGFVSITIAIVVALVSPAAQKGAINKISWSTVLLICGMLTFVGVLEEAGTIEFVSNGVAGLGMPLLAALLICFIGAVVSAFASSTAILAALIPLAVPFLSTGEIGAVGVICALAVASTIVDVSPFSTNGALVLANAPESVDKDRFYKQILGYSGIVIVAGPVLAWLALVVPGWL encoded by the coding sequence ATGTCCGCTCCTGTTCTGTCCATCATCATTCTTGCGGCGATGTTCCTGCTCGCCACCGTCCTGCCCCTGAACATGGGCGCCCTTGCGTTCGTGGGCGCCTTCCTGCTGGGTACCGTTGTGCTGGGAATGTCCACCACCGACATCCTGGCCAACTTCCCCGGCGGCCTGTTCCTGACCATCGTCGGCGTCACGTACCTCTTCGCCATCGCCCAGAACAACGGCACCATCGACCTCCTGGTGCGGGGCGCCGTGCGGCTGGTGGGTAACCGCGTAGCCCTGATTCCCTGGGTCATGTTCGCCATCACCGCCGTCATCACGGCCGTCGGCGCGCTGTCTCCGGCCGCCGTCGCAATCATCGCCCCGATCGCCCTCAGCTTCGCCGGGAAGTACAAGATCAATCCCCTGCTGATGGGCATGATGGTGATCCACGGAGCGCAGGCAGGCGGGTTCTCCCCCATCGCCGTGTATGGCGTCACGGTGAACGGCATCCTCGCCAAAACCGACCTGGACTTCAGCCCCACCGCTTTGTTCCTGTCCAGCCTCCTTTTCAACCTGGTCATCGCACTGGTGCTCTTTGTGGTCCTTGGCGGCCGCGCATTGCTGTCCTCCAAGGTGGGCCACTTCGTGGAGCAGGCTGCCGAAGCGCGGATGGCGGTCAGCGTCGGGGCCAAGGCCGGCGACGTCCCCTTCAAGGGCTTCGGCTCGGGCATGTACGGCCCCCGGGATCCGGCAGGCGACGGCGTGGCAGCCACCAAGGAGCGCTCAGAGCGCGTCCCGCAGCTGGTGACCATCGCCGGCCTCATTGCCCTGGCCGTCATCGCCCTCGGCTTCAAGATGGACGTCGGATTTGTCTCCATCACCATTGCCATCGTGGTGGCACTCGTCTCGCCCGCTGCCCAGAAGGGCGCCATCAACAAGATCAGCTGGTCCACCGTGCTGCTGATCTGCGGCATGCTGACGTTCGTCGGAGTGCTGGAGGAAGCCGGAACCATCGAGTTCGTCTCCAACGGCGTGGCCGGCCTGGGCATGCCGCTGCTGGCAGCCCTGCTCATTTGCTTCATCGGTGCCGTGGTCTCCGCCTTCGCTTCGTCCACTGCCATCCTCGCGGCCCTCATCCCGCTCGCGGTGCCGTTCCTGTCCACCGGCGAAATCGGAGCGGTCGGCGTGATCTGCGCCCTGGCGGTTGCCTCCACCATCGTGGACGTCTCACCCTTCTCCACCAACGGTGCGCTGGTCCTGGCCAATGCTCCGGAGAGCGTCGACAAGGACCGGTTCTACAAGCAGATCCTGGGCTACAGCGGCATCGTGATCGTCGCCGGGCCGGTCCTTGCCTGGCTCGCCCTGGTGGTCCCCGGATGGCTCTAG